A single Gopherus flavomarginatus isolate rGopFla2 chromosome 24, rGopFla2.mat.asm, whole genome shotgun sequence DNA region contains:
- the ABHD17A gene encoding alpha/beta hydrolase domain-containing protein 17A, with protein sequence MNGLSVSELCCLFCCPPCPSRIAAKLAFLPPEPTYTVVPEPEPVGSTSSLRGGTAGRWKLHLTDRADFQYAQRELDTIEVFLTKSGRGNRVGCMYIRCVPGARFTVLFSHGNAVDLGQMSSFYIGLGTRINCNIFSYDYSGYGVSTGKPSEKNLYADIDAAWQALRTRYGISPENIILYGQSIGTVPTVDLASRYECAAVVLHSPLTSGMRVAFPDTKKTYCFDAFPNIEKVSKITSPVLIIHGTEDEVIDFSHGLALYERCPKAVEPLWVEGAGHNDIELYSQYLERLRKFISQELASQRN encoded by the exons ATGAACGGACTGTCGGTGAGTGAGCTGTGCTGCCTCTTCTgctgcccgccctgccccagcCGGATAGCGGCCAAGCTGGCGTTCCTCCCCCCGGAGCCTACTTACACCGTCGTCCCCGAGCCGGAGCCCGTGGGCAGCACCAGCTCCCTGAGAGGAGGCACCGCGGGGCGATGGAAGCTGCATTTGACGGACCGGGCGGATTTCCAGTACGCCCAGCGGGAGCTGGACACCATCGAGGTGTTTCTAACCAAGAGTGGCCGGGGGAACCGGGTCGGCTGCATGTATATCCGGTGTGTGCCCGGAGCCAG GTTCACGGTGCTCTTCTCCCATGGCAACGCCGTGGACCTGGGCCAGATGAGCAGCTTCTACATCGGCCTGGGCACCCGCATCAATTGCAACATCTTTTCCTACGACTACTCGGGCTACGGCGTGAGCACGGGGAAGCCCTCGGAGAAGAATCTCTACGCCGACATCGACGCGGCCTGGCAGGCCCTGAGAACGAG GTACGGGATCAGCCCAGAGAACATCATCCTGTATGGGCAGAGCATCGGCACGGTGCCCACCGTGGACCTGGCCTCCCGCTACGAGTGTGCCGCCGTGGTGCTCCACTCGCCCCTCACCTCGGGCATGAGGGTTGCCTTCCCCGACACTAAGAAGACGTACTGCTTCGACGCCTTCCCCAA CATCGAGAAGGTGTCCAAGATCACTTCACCCGTCCTCATCATCCACGGTACCGAAGATGAGGTCATCGACTTCTCGCACGGCCTGGCGCTGTACGAGCGCTGCCCCAAGGCCGTGGAGCCCCtgtgggtggagggggctggcCACAATGACATTGAACTGTACAGCCAGTACCTCGAGCGCCTGCGGAAGTTCATCTCCCAGGAGCTGGCCAGCCAACGCAACTGA